A stretch of the Vitreoscilla filiformis genome encodes the following:
- the cbiB gene encoding adenosylcobinamide-phosphate synthase CbiB, with product MITDLSDLPWIILIALATDRWLGEPPTRWHPVVWMGRWLGLFSTGLPRLPAASAFVAGTVAWGIGAALVVGVAAGLERWLLSTWPAWVTVPLLGLLLKPLLAWRMLRDEVQAVDTALAASLAQGRTQLSRLVSRDTTPLSATDVREAAIETLAENLNDSVIAPLFWLAVAGLPGAALYRFANTADAMWGYRGRWEWAGKWAAWVDDGLSWLPARLTALLLCGAAGRWPGWATLREQASRTPSPNGGWPMGAMAWLLGCRLSKHGVYALNENGRAPQADDHRQALHWAGRAVGWVAGGTAILGIVLAGR from the coding sequence ATGATAACTGACCTGTCCGATCTCCCTTGGATCATTCTCATCGCCTTAGCCACCGACCGCTGGCTCGGCGAACCACCCACCCGCTGGCATCCCGTGGTGTGGATGGGGCGTTGGTTGGGCCTGTTCAGCACGGGGTTGCCGCGCCTGCCAGCGGCGTCGGCGTTCGTGGCGGGCACGGTGGCTTGGGGCATCGGCGCCGCGCTGGTGGTCGGGGTGGCCGCTGGGCTGGAGCGCTGGCTGCTCTCCACGTGGCCCGCTTGGGTGACCGTGCCGCTGCTGGGTCTGCTGCTCAAACCACTGCTGGCTTGGCGCATGCTGCGCGATGAAGTCCAGGCGGTGGACACCGCGCTGGCCGCGTCCCTGGCGCAAGGCCGCACCCAACTGTCCCGCCTGGTCAGCCGGGACACGACGCCCCTCAGCGCCACCGACGTGCGCGAAGCCGCCATCGAAACCCTGGCCGAAAACCTCAACGATTCGGTGATCGCCCCGCTGTTCTGGCTGGCCGTGGCCGGTTTGCCCGGTGCCGCGCTGTACCGCTTCGCCAACACCGCCGACGCCATGTGGGGTTATCGCGGGCGCTGGGAGTGGGCCGGCAAGTGGGCCGCATGGGTGGACGATGGTTTGTCGTGGCTGCCAGCGCGCCTGACCGCCCTGCTGCTGTGCGGCGCAGCAGGCCGCTGGCCCGGTTGGGCCACGCTGCGTGAACAGGCCAGCCGCACACCGTCTCCCAATGGTGGCTGGCCGATGGGTGCCATGGCGTGGCTGCTGGGGTGTCGCTTGAGCAAACACGGTGTTTATGCGCTGAACGAAAACGGGCGGGCACCCCAGGCGGACGACCATCGCCAAGCGCTGCATTGGGCTGGCCGCGCTGTGGGCTGGGTGGCTGGCGGAACCGCCATCTTGGGGATCGTGCTGGCGGGGAGGTGA
- a CDS encoding LysR substrate-binding domain-containing protein yields MYPHIPPIQCLITFEAVARLRSVSKASEALCVTVSAVSHRLRQLEDHLGFKLFARSDFTLTADGAAYLAHVRTALDALQHMAPGRGGSTATPRPTRLRVAVTPTFCRELVMPHLALFRNAYPDIDLVFQVSIPLLDVKAEPADLEVRFGPGGYSDCEHRLLLTDAVTPACSPGFLHEFGPFAGLCTRAELAGLRLVRSPLEPWSPWFQHCGVRLAEPQLGAQFNDLGLAYDAAASGLGVVLLRQRLGAAWIASGRLVKLSPLSVTTPNRHYLCWAPGAIERWECQAFAEWLTQLMG; encoded by the coding sequence ATGTACCCCCACATTCCCCCCATCCAGTGCTTGATAACGTTTGAGGCCGTGGCCCGGCTGCGCAGCGTCAGCAAGGCGAGTGAAGCGCTGTGTGTCACGGTGAGCGCGGTCAGCCACCGGTTGCGGCAGTTGGAAGATCACCTGGGATTCAAACTGTTTGCGCGCAGTGATTTCACCCTCACTGCCGACGGCGCGGCCTACCTCGCGCATGTACGCACCGCCCTGGACGCCCTGCAACACATGGCCCCCGGACGCGGCGGCAGCACCGCCACACCGCGCCCGACGCGCTTGCGGGTGGCCGTCACGCCCACGTTTTGCCGGGAGTTGGTGATGCCGCACCTGGCGCTGTTTCGCAACGCCTATCCGGACATTGATTTGGTGTTCCAAGTTTCCATCCCGCTGCTGGATGTGAAGGCCGAGCCGGCGGATTTGGAGGTGCGTTTCGGCCCAGGCGGTTACAGCGATTGCGAGCATCGCCTGCTGCTCACCGATGCGGTGACCCCCGCGTGCAGCCCGGGTTTTCTGCATGAGTTCGGCCCCTTTGCGGGGCTGTGTACCCGCGCCGAGCTGGCGGGCTTGCGGTTGGTGCGCAGCCCGTTGGAGCCGTGGTCGCCGTGGTTTCAGCACTGCGGGGTGCGTTTGGCCGAACCCCAGTTGGGCGCTCAGTTCAACGACCTGGGCCTGGCCTACGACGCCGCTGCCAGTGGCCTGGGTGTGGTGTTGCTGCGCCAGCGGCTGGGGGCGGCGTGGATCGCATCGGGGCGTTTGGTGAAACTGTCGCCCCTCAGCGTCACCACGCCGAACCGACATTACCTTTGCTGGGCCCCAGGCGCGATAGAGCGCTGGGAGTGCCAAGCGTTTGCGGAATGGTTGACCCAGTTGATGGGGTGA
- the cobT gene encoding nicotinate-nucleotide--dimethylbenzimidazole phosphoribosyltransferase: MAFIPEITSLHTAAQAELAARLRHKIDTKTKPLGALGQLETVALRLGLVQNTLSPALRDPRVYVFAGDHGIAHEGVSAYPQDVSWQMVMNFLAGGAAVNALARAVGMSVRVVDAGVNHDFANAPGLIHAKVAPGTANSAEQPAMTAAQCDAALAQGRALMHQAAEDGCNVVAFGEMGIANTSAASLLLHKLAGVPLDVAVGRGTGVDDAGLARKREVLARAAARTGALTDGVEALREYGGFEIAMMAGAMLGAAERRMVVLVDGFIASSALLAARHIAPAVLDYCVFAHRSAEAGHAAMLQAVGGEPLLALDLRLGEGTGAVLAWPLVKAAAAFLNEMASFESAGVAGKEG, translated from the coding sequence ATGGCTTTCATTCCTGAAATCACGTCCCTGCACACCGCCGCTCAGGCCGAATTGGCCGCCCGCCTGCGTCACAAGATCGACACCAAAACCAAGCCGTTGGGCGCGCTGGGCCAGCTTGAAACGGTGGCGTTGCGTTTAGGGTTGGTGCAAAACACCTTGTCGCCTGCGTTGCGGGATCCGCGTGTGTACGTGTTCGCGGGCGATCACGGCATCGCGCACGAAGGCGTGAGCGCCTACCCGCAAGATGTGAGCTGGCAAATGGTGATGAACTTCCTGGCTGGCGGCGCGGCGGTGAACGCCCTGGCGCGTGCCGTGGGCATGAGCGTGCGCGTGGTGGACGCCGGTGTGAACCACGACTTTGCCAACGCCCCCGGCCTGATTCACGCCAAAGTGGCCCCCGGCACGGCCAACAGCGCCGAGCAACCCGCGATGACCGCCGCCCAGTGCGACGCGGCCTTGGCGCAAGGCCGAGCCTTGATGCACCAAGCGGCTGAAGACGGCTGCAACGTGGTGGCGTTTGGCGAGATGGGCATTGCCAACACCTCCGCCGCCAGCCTGTTGTTGCACAAACTGGCCGGCGTGCCGCTGGACGTGGCCGTGGGCCGAGGCACCGGCGTGGACGATGCCGGCCTGGCGCGCAAACGCGAGGTGCTGGCCCGTGCGGCGGCGCGCACCGGCGCCCTCACCGATGGCGTTGAGGCGCTGCGCGAATATGGCGGGTTTGAAATCGCCATGATGGCCGGCGCCATGCTGGGTGCAGCCGAGCGGCGCATGGTGGTGTTGGTGGACGGTTTCATCGCCAGCAGTGCCTTGCTGGCGGCGCGACACATCGCGCCAGCGGTGCTGGATTACTGCGTGTTTGCGCACCGTTCCGCCGAAGCCGGCCATGCGGCGATGCTGCAAGCCGTGGGCGGCGAGCCGCTCTTGGCGCTGGATTTGCGTTTGGGCGAAGGCACCGGCGCGGTGTTGGCCTGGCCATTGGTGAAGGCGGCGGCGGCGTTTTTGAATGAGATGGCGAGTTTTGAGAGTGCGGGGGTGGCGGGGAAAGAGGGCTGA